The following nucleotide sequence is from Archangium lipolyticum.
GGGCCCTCACCCCGGGCGACGTGGCCCGGATCGTCCTCACGGAGGCCCTGGGCGCCATGGGAGCCGACGCGGGTGCCGTCTACCGCCGGCGGGAGGACGAGACGCTCGAGAGCCTCCATGACGTGGGCTGCCTGGAGGAAATGGCTCGCCACCTGACCATGGCCGAGGCGGTTCGCGAGGGCAGGGAGCTGTGGCTCCGCACGGGCGTGGAGTTGGACCGCTGCCTCTCGGTGCTGCCCATGGCGGTGGATGGGCAGTCCATCGGCGCGCTCGTGCTGTCCTTCCCCGGGCCGCGCACCTGTGGCTCCGAGGAGCTGCGGTTCATGAGGATGCTCGCCCAGCAGTGTGGGCTGGCCCTGGAGCGCGCGCGCCTGTACGAGGTGGCCGAGGCGGAGCGCGAGCGCGCGGAGCAGGCCAGCCGCTTGAAGGATGACTTCCTGTGCGTGCTCTCCCACGAGCTGCGCACGCCGTTGACGGCCATCCTCGGTTGGACGCAGATCCTCCGCACGCGCGAGCTGCCGCCGGACAAGCGCGTGCGTGCGCTGGAGACCATCGAGCGCAACGCCCGGGCGCAGACCCAGCTCATCGAGGATCTGCTGGACGTCAACCGCATCGTGAGCGGCAAGCTGCGGTTGGATCTGCGTCCCACGCATCCGGTGAAGCTCATCGAGAGCGCGCTGGACGTGGTGCGCCCGGCCGCCGAGGCCAAGGGTCTCCACCTCCAGGCACGGTTGGATGCCCGGACGGGCCCCCTGCTGGGAGATCCGGATCGGCTGCAACAGATCGTGTGGAACCTGCTGTCCAACGCGGTGAAGTTCACCCCCGAGGGAGGATGCGTGACGGTGACCCTCTCCCAGGGCCCGTCGCACGTGGAGCTCCAGGTGTGCGACACCGGGGATGGAATCTCCCCGGGCTTCCAGAAGCACCTCTTCGAGCGGTTCCGCCAGGCGGATGCCTCCTCCACGCGGCGCTACGGCGGGTTGGGGCTGGGGCTGTCCATCGTGCGTCACCTGGTGGAGCTGCACGGCGGCACGGTCGAGGCTCACAGCGACGGAAAGGGCAGGGGATCCACCTTCACCGTCCGGTTGCCGCTGGTGGCGCCGCGTCCGGGTACGGCCGAGCCGGCGCGTACGCCTCTTCAGGTTCCTCCCTGTCTCCCCACCGACGTCTCCCAGGTGCTCCGTGGACGTCACATCCTGGTGGTCGACGACGAGACGGACTCGCGCGAGCTGATCGCCACCCTGTTGCAGGAGGTGAAGGCCCGGGTCTCCACCGCGGCCAGCGCGGCCCAGGCGCTCGAGCTCCTGAGCCGGGAGCCGCCGGAGCTGCTCATCTCCGACATCGGCATGCCGGAGATGGACGGCTACGCGTTCATCCGGGAGGTGCGTGGCAGAGCCCCCGGGCAGGGCGGGCGGCTACCGTCCATGGCGATCACCGCGTACGCCCGGCGGGAGGATCGGGATGCGGCGCTGCTGGCGGGTTTCGACTCGCACGTGTCCAAGCCGCTCGAGGCGTCGGAGCTGTTGCGGGTGGCGGCTTCGCTCCTGGCCCGCTAGCCCGCGGCGGGCACTCGCGCCTTGCTCCTGGTGTTTTTGATTGATAGACGTGTCAGTCAAAAAAGGCTGTGGAGGCCTGGAACTGAATGCGCCGATTTCCCTATGAGCTCTTGACCGCCTGGATGTTGATGGGGAGCAGCCAGACCCTGGCCGCTCCTCCTCCACCGCTCTACCGCCAGGAGGTGGTGGTAGCCGGCTCTCCCTTCCAAGGCGTCCATGGGATGGCCGTCGATGGCAAGGGGCACCTGCTGGCCAGCAATCTGCTCGGCCAGTCGGTCCACTCCATCGACTTGAAGGATGGCAAGGTGTCCACCCTGGTGGGGCCTCCGCTGGGTGGCGCGGATGACGTGACCCTGGGTCCCGATGGTTCCATCTACTGGACCGGTTATTTCTCCGGCCAGTTGATGCGGCGCACTCCGGATGGGAAGACGCGCGTCATCGCCAGGGATCTGCCGGGTCTCAACTCGCTGGCCTTCCGCCGCGATGGCAGGTTCTACGTCACCCAGCTCGGCCGGGGCGATGCGCTGTGGGAAGTGGACCCGAACGGGAAGAAGCCGCCTCGGAAGATCCTCTCCGGGCCCGGCTTCCTCAACGGCTTCGAGTTCGGCCCGGACGACAAGCTGTACGGCCCGCTCCTGCTCAAGGGGCAGATCGCCCGCGTGGACGTGGACACGGGGAAGATCGAGGTCGTGGCGGAGGGCTTCGCGATGCCGACCGCCGTCAACTTCGACTCGAGCCGCGAGCACCTCTATGTGGTCGACGCGGTGCGGGGCGAGTTGGTGCGCGTCCGGGTGGCCACGGGAGGCAAGGAGGTCGTCGCGAAGCTGCCCACCGGGCTCGACAACCTGGCGATGGGCCCCGATGACCAGGTGTACGTGTCCAACATGGTGGACAACGACATCCGCGTGGTCAATCCCGCCGATGGCTCCGTCCGGCCCGTCGTCGAGGCGCGCTTGAGCGTGCCCTCCGGCCTCGCCGTCGCGCCGGATGATCCGGACGAGCGCCTGTACGTGGCGGACGTGTACGCCCTTCGCCAGGTGGGAGGGCGGGATGGGAAGATCCTCCAGACGACCCGGGCCCTCTCCACGCGGATGACCTTCCCGATGCAGGTGAGCCTGAGCGCGAAGCACGTGGTGCTCAGCAGTGCCTATCTCGGCAGCGTGCAGGTCCTGGATCGGGCCTCCGGAGAGGTCCTGCGGACGATTCCCAACACGAATGGCGTCCAGGGCGTGCTCGAGCTTTCCGATGGCACGCTGCTCGTCGCCGAGGCCACCACGGGCCGGCTGGTGCGGGTGGATGCCGCCGAGCCCGCCGGGACCACGGTACTGACCGGGGGCCTGGAGGGGCCGGTGGGACTGGTGGCCGACACGGAGGCGGTGGAGCCGGGGGTGTATGTCACCGAGGTGCGCTCGGGGCGGGTGACCCGGGTGCGCCTGTCGGATGGCACCCGGCGCACGGTGGCCAAGGGCCTCAAGGCCCCCGAGGGCATCGCCCGGCACCCGGACGGCGGGCTGATCGTCGCGGAGGTGGGCCGCAAGCAGCTGGTGCGCATCGATCCGGCCACGGGGCGCTCCACCGTGCTCGCGAGCGGCTTGCGCATCGGCCTGCCCGAGAGCGCGGGCCTGCCGCCGGGCTACCTCCCCACGGGCGTCGCCGTGGGCGGCTCGGGCACCATCTACCTGTCGTCCGATGTCGAGAGCGCCCTCTACCGGTTCGTGCCAGCGCGCTGACGGGTGGAGCGCTCAGTTCCTCGGGAAGCGCACGTGGAGCGAGCTGGGCCCACGATCCTGGAGGTTGGAGCCCTGGTAGTTGTAGGGCTTGTCGGCGAGCTCCCAGCGCGGAAGCGTGAGCAGGGCGCGGAGGGACTCCTCGACCTCGAGACGGACGAGCGAGGCCCCCGGGCAGTAGTGGGCACCGACGCCGAAGGTCATGTGCCGGTTGGGCGCCCGGGTGATGTCGAAGTGATCCGGGTTGGGGAACACCTCGGGGTCGCGATTGGCCGCGGCGGTCATCGCGTGGATGAAGCGCCCCTTGGAAATGCGCGTGCCGCCCAGCTCCGTGTCCTCCACGCACAGCCGGTTGATGGACAGGATGGCCGGCTCATGGCGCAGGCTCTCCTCGATGGCGCCCCGGGTGAGCCCCGGGTCCACCCTCAACTGGCGCAGCTGCTCGGGGTGCTTCAGGAGCGCGAGGACGGTGTTGGTGAGCTGGTTCGTCGACGTGACGAAGCCCGCGCCGATCATCTGGAAGGACTGGATGACGGCCTCGCCCGCGAGCTGGGGATTGCCGTCCTCCCCCGCGATGAACTGGCTGACGAGATCCTCCCCGGGCGCCGCGCGGCGCTTGTCGACCAGGTCCTTCAGGTAGGCCACCATGTCATGGGTGGTCCGCCGGATGGAGCTCCTCACCTCGTCCGTGTCGACCGCCACGCCCGAGGGCTTGAGCAGGTCCTTCGACCACCTCATGAACCGCGGCCGATCCGCCTCGGGGAGCGCGAACAGCTCGGCGATGGCATTGATGGCGATGGGCTCGGCGAAGTCCGAGACGATGTCCATCTCCCCCTGGCGCCGTCCCTTCTCCAGGGCCCGCTCCACGAGCGATGTGAGCCGGGGCCGGAAGTGCTCGAGCGCCGCGGGCGTGAAGCCCTTCATGACGAGCTGTCGCACCAGCGTGTGGCGGGGCGGATCCTGGAAGAAGACGAGCCGTGACCAGGTCGCGAGCATCTCCTTCGACGCCACATCCTCTCCCAGCAGCCCGAGGCTCCCCAGCAG
It contains:
- a CDS encoding hybrid sensor histidine kinase/response regulator codes for the protein MRAPATQARDTFRLRALLDDARRLVWVVDEAGRMQEPSPSWAAFTGQSPERMLGRHWLDSVHPEERERLEPGGASLANDEELACRVRRADGSWRDVLVRALPVKDEAERLVEWLFLAEEVTGSAGARQSRAETALRESEERFRSVVQTSTASIWTTNAQGVPVEDSPSWRAFTGCSLEQWLDGSSWMQAIHPEDRPRIDEVWRRSLATKTPYEVEGRIRHVDGSWRWVQARAVPVFNPDGTVREWVGTTADISERKASEEERNQLLSELGAKERLLSAILDQMPSGFILAGPHGELKYANAQAEKIWGHPLIRAEDIQGYSAYHHFRPDGTVPRPEDLPLARSLMHGEVVRDQVLWLSGQYGGDDCFIRANSAPIRDEHGRTIAAVAIFDNITEARRAEERAARLLSVTSALSRALTPGDVARIVLTEALGAMGADAGAVYRRREDETLESLHDVGCLEEMARHLTMAEAVREGRELWLRTGVELDRCLSVLPMAVDGQSIGALVLSFPGPRTCGSEELRFMRMLAQQCGLALERARLYEVAEAERERAEQASRLKDDFLCVLSHELRTPLTAILGWTQILRTRELPPDKRVRALETIERNARAQTQLIEDLLDVNRIVSGKLRLDLRPTHPVKLIESALDVVRPAAEAKGLHLQARLDARTGPLLGDPDRLQQIVWNLLSNAVKFTPEGGCVTVTLSQGPSHVELQVCDTGDGISPGFQKHLFERFRQADASSTRRYGGLGLGLSIVRHLVELHGGTVEAHSDGKGRGSTFTVRLPLVAPRPGTAEPARTPLQVPPCLPTDVSQVLRGRHILVVDDETDSRELIATLLQEVKARVSTAASAAQALELLSREPPELLISDIGMPEMDGYAFIREVRGRAPGQGGRLPSMAITAYARREDRDAALLAGFDSHVSKPLEASELLRVAASLLAR
- a CDS encoding SMP-30/gluconolactonase/LRE family protein, producing MRRFPYELLTAWMLMGSSQTLAAPPPPLYRQEVVVAGSPFQGVHGMAVDGKGHLLASNLLGQSVHSIDLKDGKVSTLVGPPLGGADDVTLGPDGSIYWTGYFSGQLMRRTPDGKTRVIARDLPGLNSLAFRRDGRFYVTQLGRGDALWEVDPNGKKPPRKILSGPGFLNGFEFGPDDKLYGPLLLKGQIARVDVDTGKIEVVAEGFAMPTAVNFDSSREHLYVVDAVRGELVRVRVATGGKEVVAKLPTGLDNLAMGPDDQVYVSNMVDNDIRVVNPADGSVRPVVEARLSVPSGLAVAPDDPDERLYVADVYALRQVGGRDGKILQTTRALSTRMTFPMQVSLSAKHVVLSSAYLGSVQVLDRASGEVLRTIPNTNGVQGVLELSDGTLLVAEATTGRLVRVDAAEPAGTTVLTGGLEGPVGLVADTEAVEPGVYVTEVRSGRVTRVRLSDGTRRTVAKGLKAPEGIARHPDGGLIVAEVGRKQLVRIDPATGRSTVLASGLRIGLPESAGLPPGYLPTGVAVGGSGTIYLSSDVESALYRFVPAR
- a CDS encoding cytochrome P450 produces the protein MSADAGIDLTSESFFANPFPTFERLRTQAPVYFFEPLQCFILTRGADIEALTKSPHFSSRRANELLGSLGLLGEDVASKEMLATWSRLVFFQDPPRHTLVRQLVMKGFTPAALEHFRPRLTSLVERALEKGRRQGEMDIVSDFAEPIAINAIAELFALPEADRPRFMRWSKDLLKPSGVAVDTDEVRSSIRRTTHDMVAYLKDLVDKRRAAPGEDLVSQFIAGEDGNPQLAGEAVIQSFQMIGAGFVTSTNQLTNTVLALLKHPEQLRQLRVDPGLTRGAIEESLRHEPAILSINRLCVEDTELGGTRISKGRFIHAMTAAANRDPEVFPNPDHFDITRAPNRHMTFGVGAHYCPGASLVRLEVEESLRALLTLPRWELADKPYNYQGSNLQDRGPSSLHVRFPRN